In Euphorbia lathyris chromosome 10, ddEupLath1.1, whole genome shotgun sequence, a single genomic region encodes these proteins:
- the LOC136209358 gene encoding kinesin-like protein KIN-5C produces the protein MSARHEKEKGVNVQVLLRCRPFSDDELRNNAPQVVTCNDYMREVAVSQSIAGKHIDRVFTFDKVFGPSAQQRDLYDQAVVPIVHEVLEGFNCTIFAYGQTGTGKTYTMEGECKRAKSGPKGELPPEAGVIPRAVKQIFDTLEGQNAEYSVKVTFLELYNEEITDLLAPDEISKVSLEEKQKKQLPLMEDGKGGVLVRGLEEEIVTSASEIFTLLERGSSKRRTAETLLNKQSSRSHSLFSITIHIKEATPEGEELIKCGKLNLVDLAGSENISRSGAREGRAREAGEINKSLLTLGRVINALVEHLGHIPYRDSKLTRLLRDSLGGRTKTCIIATVSPAVHCLEETLSTLDYAHRAKHIKNKPEINQKMMKSTLIKDLYGEIERLKAEVYAAREKNGVYIPKERYYQEESERKVMADQIEQMGVTMENHQKQMEELQEKYDAQVEQYWQLNDKLEATEKNLSQTCKLLSSTEEELKKCRYSLKERDFIISEQKKAENALTDQACALRSDLEKALQDNASLFQKIGREDKLNAGNRAVVSNFQVDLSQRIGSLQNMLGSSITKQDEHLQCVQKLCQSFLHIHDTAVKDIKRKVTTSRALYISHFEAVQNVVRLHKASSIAGLEEISSLASADVQSIEDYLALDADHIASIFNEIQSTLSAHQGEMALFARELRQKFHVSGEQTKEVSDYMNGFLERLLEQSKELQSHATKADEIQFKRISDFQKAYEEQSKSDAEKLVADINDLVSSHIQRQKEMVDARLIDLRENANGNKAILDGHISTMEGVTSDAKRKWQEFSAQAENNVQDAADYSAVKHCRMESFMQRCVSTTGTALEHWKKSHESVTEMGRKHVSSLLSLTRNATDNCEQHDVEVAAARVAAEQDAAQNCSDILQHMDDMSEQERGSVSGILETAKVHADEILKFREDHSCQAAGIVDKAESTFQEHYSDYEPTGTTPIRIEPEIPSQGKIEALRAMPMEVLVEEFRENNSYESSPSSEVKELKPSLIPRSPLVQLN, from the exons ATGTCGGCTCGTCACGAGAAAGAGAAAGGTGTTAATGTCCAGGTTCTTCTACGTTGCAG GCCATTTAGCGACGATGAGTTGAGGAACAATGCACCACAGGTTGTCACTTGCAATGACTACATGAGAGAGGTCGCCGTTTCCCAGAGTATTGCTGGAAAGCATATTGACCGGGTTTTCACTTTCGATAAG GTTTTTGGTCCTTCAGCTCAGCAAAGGGACCTTTATGACCAAGCTGTAGTGCCAATAGTGCACGAAGTTCTTGAAGGCTTCAACTGTACCATTTTTGCATATGGTCAAACTGGTACAGGTAAAACTTACACAATGGAAGGTGAATGCAAAAGAGCAAAG AGCGGGCCCAAAGGAGAATTGCCTCCAGAAGCTGGTGTCATACCTAGAGCTGTGAAGCAAATTTTTGATACACTTGAAGGCCAGAATGCAGAGTATAGTGTTAAAGTTACTTTCTTAGAATTGTACAATGAGGAGATCACTGATTTGCTTGCCCCAGATGAAATTTCTAAAGTTTCTCTGGAGGAGAAGCAAAAAAAGCAGCTGCCTCTGATGGAGGATGGGAAAGGTGGAGTACTTGTAAGAGGTTTAGAGGAGGAAATAGTTACAAGTGCCAGTGAAATATTTACTCTTTTAGAAAGGGGGTCTTCAAAGCGGCGTACAGCTGAAACCTTGTTAAACAAACAATCAAG TCGGTCACACTCACTTTTCTCCATCACAATACATATAAAGGAAGCTACTCCCGAAGGTGAAGAGTTGATCAAATGTGGTAAACTGAATTTGGTTGATCTAGCTGGTTCAGAAAATATTTCTCGCTCTGGAGCTAGAGAG GGCCGTGCTAGAGAAGCTGGAGAAATCAACAAAAGTTTGTTAACTCTTGGTCGTGTCATCAATGCACTTGTTGAACATCTTGGTCATATCCCTTACAG GGATAGCAAGCTCACAAGGTTACTTCGTGATTCTCTTGGTGGAAGAACTAAAACATGCATTATAGCAACAGTTTCACCGGCTGTTCATTGTTTGGAGGAGACCCTAAGTACATTGGATTATGCACACAGAGCcaaacatataaaaaataaaccTGAG ATCAAccaaaaaatgatgaaatcgACCCTCATCAAGGACCTTTATGGAGAGATTGAAAGGCTTAAAGCAG AGGTTTATGCAGCTCGTGAAAAGAATGGGGTCTATATTCCTAAGGAGCGATACTATCAGGAGGAGAGTGAAAGGAAG GTCATGGCAGATCAGATAGAACAAATGGGAGTCACAATGGAAAACCATCAGAAG CAAATGGAAGAGTTGCAAGAAAAATATGATGCCCAGGTGGAACAATATTGGCAGTTGAACGACAAACTTGAAGCCACCGAG AAAAACTTGAGTCAAACCTGCAAATTGCTTTCAAGCACCGAGGAAGAATTGAAGAAGTGTCGTTATTCTCTGAAGGAGAGGGATTTTATCATATCTGAACAGAAAAAAGCAG AGAATGCTCTTACTGATCAAGCATGTGCTCTGAGGTCTGACCTTGAGAAAGCTCTTCAAGATAATGCATCTTTGTTCCAAAAGATTG GTAGAGAAGATAAGCTGAATGCTGGTAATAGAGCAGTGGTAAGCAATTTCCAAGTCGATCTGTCCCAACGAATTGGTTCTCTTCAAAACATGTTGGGTTCTTCAATAACAAAACAAGATGAACATCTTCAGTGCGTTCAAAAACTTTGTCAATCTTTCTTACACATACATGATACG GCTGTCAAGGATATCAAGAGGAAAGTAACAACTTCAAGGGCTTTATATATATCTCATTTTGAGGCAGTGCAAAATGTTGTGCGGTTGCACAAGGCTAGCTCGATTGCCGGCTTAGAAGAAATTTCATCGTTGGCTTCTGCGGATGTACAATCGATTGAAGAT TATCTTGCATTGGATGCCGATCACATCGCGTCAATTTTCAATGAGATTCAGAGCACACTTTCAGCTCATCAGGGAGAAATGGCTCTTTTTGCTCGGGAATTGCGTCAG AAATTTCATGTTAGTGGTGAGCAAACAAAGGAGGTTTCCGATTACATGAATGGGTTTCTCGAAAGGCTATTGGAACAGTCTAAGGAGCTTCAAAGTCATGCAACGAAAGCTGATGAAATTCAATTTAAACGCATTAGTGATTTTCAGAAGGCTTATGAG GAGCAATCAAAATCTGATGCAGAGAAGCTTGTTGCTGACATTAACGATTTAGTCTCTAGCCACATTCAGCGTCAAAAAGAGATG GTGGATGCAAGGCTTATTGATCTAAGAGAAAATGCTAATGGAAATAAAGCAATTTTGGATGGACACATTTCTACAATGGAAGGTGTCACAAGTGATGCAAAAAGAAAATGGCAGGAGTTCTCTGCGCAAGCTGAGAACAATGTTCAGGATGCTGCAGATTACTCTGCTGTCAAACATTGTCGTATGGAGTCATTCATGCAGCGTTG TGTAAGCACTACCGGAACAGCTTTGGAGCACTGGAAAAAGTCTCATGAATCTGTGACTGAGATGGGAAGAAAACACGTTTCATCTTTGTTATCACTTACAAG AAATGCAACTGATAACTGTGAGCAACATGATGTTGAAGTCGCTGCGGCAAGGGTTGCAGCTGAGCAAGATGCGGCACAGAATTGCTCGGATATCCTTCAGCATATGGATG ATATGTCAGAGCAGGAACGAGGTTCTGTTTCTGGGATCTTGGAAACTGCAAAAGTTCATGCAGATGAAATTCTAAAATTCAGGGAAGATCATTCATGTCAAGCTGCAGGCATAGTGGATAAAGCAGAGTCGACCTTTCAGGAGCATTATTCG